One genomic segment of Odocoileus virginianus isolate 20LAN1187 ecotype Illinois chromosome 33, Ovbor_1.2, whole genome shotgun sequence includes these proteins:
- the OCM2 gene encoding putative oncomodulin-2 isoform X1, which yields MCSFCGPEGVKSPRHAFTTSRFFRENRWKMSITDVLSADDIAAALQECQDPDTFEPQKFFQTSGLAKMSASQVKDVFRFIDNDQSGYLDEEELKFFLQKFESGARELTESETKSLMAAADNDGDGKIGADGMFTPVHERLELRWHSEQWG from the exons ATGTGCAGTTTCTGTGGGCCCGAGGGGGTGAAGTCCCCCAGACATGCGTTTACCACATCTCGATTCTTCCGTGAGAACAGGTGGAAAATGAGCATCACAGATGTCCTCAGCGCTGACGACATTGCAGCAGCCCTGCAAGAGTGCCAAG ATCCAGATACCTTTGAACCCCAAAAATTCTTCCAGACATCGGGCCTTGCTAAGATGTCGGCCAGTCAGGTGAAGGATGTTTTTCGTTTCATAGACAACGACCAGAGTGGGTACCTGGATGAAGAAGAGCTGAA GTTTTTCCTCCAGAAGTTTGAGAGTGGTGCTAGAGAACTGACCGAGTCAGAAACCAAGTCCTTGATGGCAGCTGCAGACAATGACGGAGATGGGAAGATCGGGGCTGATGGTATGTTCACACCCGTACACGAGAGACTTGAGCTCAGGTGGCATTCAGAGCAGTGGGGTTAA
- the OCM2 gene encoding putative oncomodulin-2 isoform X2: MCSFCGPEGVKSPRHAFTTSRFFRENRWKMSITDVLSADDIAAALQECQDPDTFEPQKFFQTSGLAKMSASQVKDVFRFIDNDQSGYLDEEELKFFLQKFESGARELTESETKSLMAAADNDGDGKIGADEFQEMVHS; the protein is encoded by the exons ATGTGCAGTTTCTGTGGGCCCGAGGGGGTGAAGTCCCCCAGACATGCGTTTACCACATCTCGATTCTTCCGTGAGAACAGGTGGAAAATGAGCATCACAGATGTCCTCAGCGCTGACGACATTGCAGCAGCCCTGCAAGAGTGCCAAG ATCCAGATACCTTTGAACCCCAAAAATTCTTCCAGACATCGGGCCTTGCTAAGATGTCGGCCAGTCAGGTGAAGGATGTTTTTCGTTTCATAGACAACGACCAGAGTGGGTACCTGGATGAAGAAGAGCTGAA GTTTTTCCTCCAGAAGTTTGAGAGTGGTGCTAGAGAACTGACCGAGTCAGAAACCAAGTCCTTGATGGCAGCTGCAGACAATGACGGAGATGGGAAGATCGGGGCTGATG